A single genomic interval of Clostridium cylindrosporum DSM 605 harbors:
- the mutL gene encoding DNA mismatch repair endonuclease MutL yields the protein MKIINLLDEKTINKIAAGEVVERPLSIVKELVENSIDSGASEITIEVKKDPLRYIRISDNGSGILADDVESAFMRHATSKIKSINDIECIRSLGFRGEALSSISAISKVEMLTRVESEEIGQKVLVKGGKLIYKEDAGCPKGTIITIKDVFFNTPARLKFLKSTSRELSSITELVEKIALSNVNVSFRYKIDEKLIFLTPGKGDLKGIIRTIFGKNAYNNIIPIEEEDEDFKLTGYIGNTSLVKGNRSLEIVFVNGRIIKSPLISSAVEKAYKSMLPINKFPFFVINIEINPRFTDVNVHPTKAEIKFQDDHLIYSKIYRIIKRYIEEDFDIKNAFDEEIFKENVSYVQGEVNYNAVENIAKTVKEEAEDITYSNPSLEEKVDKNDIKNKCSEGENTPLYKNEEVKEQDSVVLENPKQIKEIVNKPQTEIKLDNIRNNTISFENKEEVKEKEDKIPTLRILGQINSTFIIAEALSEMYIIDQHAAHERIYYEKYMKEFNDFSIKSQPLLAPIVQELTISEKQMLLSNLDNFKKIGFIIEDFGSTSIAIREVPILYGNPDPLDMFNEILEDVLGSKEKKVTSCIDKIIYSMACKSSVKAGDTLTSQEIEKLIDSLRECKSPFTCPHGRPTIIKMSHQELEKKFKRIQ from the coding sequence ATGAAGATAATAAACCTACTAGATGAAAAAACTATAAATAAAATAGCAGCTGGAGAAGTGGTAGAAAGACCTTTATCTATAGTTAAAGAATTAGTTGAAAACTCTATAGATTCAGGTGCAAGTGAAATAACAATAGAGGTTAAAAAAGACCCTTTAAGATATATTAGAATATCTGATAATGGAAGTGGAATATTAGCCGATGATGTTGAATCAGCATTTATGCGCCATGCAACAAGTAAAATCAAGAGTATAAATGATATAGAATGTATAAGAAGTTTAGGATTTCGTGGTGAGGCCTTATCTAGTATATCAGCTATAAGTAAGGTTGAAATGCTAACTAGAGTAGAAAGTGAAGAGATTGGACAAAAAGTTCTAGTAAAAGGTGGAAAACTTATATATAAAGAGGATGCAGGGTGTCCAAAGGGGACTATAATAACTATTAAAGATGTGTTTTTTAATACACCTGCAAGACTAAAGTTTTTAAAATCTACATCGAGGGAACTTTCTTCAATAACAGAGCTTGTAGAGAAAATAGCACTTTCTAATGTAAATGTATCCTTTAGATATAAAATTGATGAAAAGCTTATATTCTTAACACCTGGAAAGGGAGATTTAAAAGGGATTATAAGGACTATATTTGGCAAAAACGCCTATAACAATATAATTCCCATAGAAGAAGAGGATGAAGATTTTAAGCTCACAGGATATATAGGGAATACTTCACTTGTAAAAGGAAATAGATCACTTGAGATAGTGTTTGTAAATGGAAGGATCATAAAAAGTCCGTTAATATCCTCTGCAGTTGAAAAAGCCTATAAATCAATGCTTCCAATAAACAAGTTCCCTTTCTTCGTTATAAATATAGAAATAAATCCAAGGTTCACAGATGTAAATGTTCATCCAACTAAGGCTGAAATAAAGTTTCAAGATGATCATTTAATATATAGTAAAATATATAGGATTATAAAAAGATATATTGAAGAGGATTTCGATATAAAAAATGCATTTGATGAAGAAATCTTTAAGGAAAATGTAAGTTATGTTCAAGGAGAAGTAAACTATAATGCAGTAGAGAACATAGCTAAGACAGTAAAGGAAGAAGCAGAGGATATAACTTACAGTAATCCTTCCTTAGAAGAAAAAGTGGATAAAAATGATATTAAGAACAAATGTTCTGAAGGTGAGAACACCCCACTTTATAAGAATGAGGAAGTAAAAGAACAAGACTCAGTTGTTCTTGAAAATCCTAAGCAAATTAAGGAAATAGTAAATAAACCTCAAACAGAAATAAAGCTAGATAATATAAGAAATAACACTATTTCCTTTGAAAATAAAGAAGAAGTTAAGGAAAAAGAAGACAAGATACCTACACTTAGAATACTAGGACAGATAAACTCTACGTTTATTATTGCAGAGGCTTTAAGTGAAATGTATATTATAGATCAACATGCGGCACATGAGAGAATTTATTATGAAAAGTATATGAAGGAATTTAATGATTTTTCTATAAAATCTCAGCCACTTCTTGCTCCAATAGTTCAGGAATTAACTATTAGTGAGAAGCAAATGCTTTTATCTAATTTAGATAATTTTAAAAAGATAGGTTTTATTATAGAGGATTTTGGTAGTACTTCTATAGCCATAAGAGAGGTTCCAATACTATATGGAAATCCTGATCCTTTAGATATGTTTAATGAAATTTTAGAAGATGTATTAGGCTCAAAGGAAAAGAAGGTAACATCTTGTATAGATAAGATAATTTACTCTATGGCCTGTAAGTCTTCTGTTAAGGCAGGGGATACCTTAACTAGCCAGGAGATAGAGAAATTAATAGATTCTTTAAGGGAATGTAAAAGCCCATTTACATGTCCACATGGAAGACCAACGATAATTAAAATGAGCCATCAAGAGCTTGAAAAGAAGTTTAAAAGAATTCAGTAA
- a CDS encoding ComEC/Rec2 family competence protein, protein MKDYIAGFRSDNPKNKKKAIIYYILITLFFMIGSNKSLSDIMTLLVLLIIPSLIFNFISMVKKSNSNYPNGKRFASTLIVFIVVIVMLGYLTPQSANKTSVGEIAVQQNKKEAVDNSKVAAEENKKQNTVKEVATTQTVTDAEIHFINTGNSDAILIKQGDKSALIDGGDNDDEGRVVSYLNKQGVKELEYIFATHPHADHIGGLDAVVKSITVKNIFVSNGTSDTDTYTDFIHAMTNKGLNPSVPLLNSEFKLGSSTFKVLSVANESEPNNNSLVLLYTNGKDKMLLMGDAETKIENTLNVGDVDLVKIGHHGSNSSSSSSFINNIKPEYAVILTGKDNKYSHPHIETMSTLKNSNIKVHRSDECGDIVFKSTGNGLTVDCKEGSYVAGIKKESSAAKPKNTVPSTIPTKKVSPAPTPKIEEAPKVSNGETVYWTPKGKSYHSTTSCPTLSRSKIINSGTIEESGKYDPCDKCM, encoded by the coding sequence ATGAAAGATTATATTGCAGGATTTCGTAGTGACAATCCTAAAAACAAGAAAAAAGCCATTATATATTATATTTTAATTACTTTATTTTTCATGATAGGCTCAAATAAGAGCTTAAGTGATATAATGACACTCTTAGTGCTGTTAATTATACCATCATTAATTTTCAATTTTATTAGCATGGTAAAGAAAAGCAATTCTAATTATCCAAATGGTAAAAGATTTGCTAGTACACTAATAGTTTTTATAGTTGTGATAGTGATGTTAGGTTATCTAACACCTCAAAGCGCTAATAAAACTTCAGTTGGTGAAATAGCAGTACAGCAAAATAAAAAAGAGGCAGTTGATAATTCAAAAGTTGCAGCAGAGGAAAATAAAAAACAAAATACTGTAAAAGAAGTTGCAACAACACAAACTGTAACAGATGCAGAAATACATTTTATCAACACAGGAAATTCTGATGCTATACTTATAAAACAAGGTGATAAATCAGCACTTATAGATGGTGGGGATAATGATGATGAAGGCAGAGTAGTGTCATATTTGAATAAACAGGGAGTAAAAGAATTAGAATATATATTTGCCACACACCCTCATGCAGATCATATTGGAGGACTTGATGCTGTTGTTAAGAGTATAACTGTAAAAAATATATTTGTTAGCAATGGTACATCTGACACAGATACATATACAGATTTTATACACGCGATGACAAATAAGGGGTTGAACCCTAGTGTTCCTTTATTAAATTCTGAGTTTAAGTTAGGTTCATCTACATTCAAAGTATTAAGTGTAGCAAATGAAAGTGAACCAAATAATAACTCATTAGTCCTTCTTTATACAAATGGGAAAGATAAAATGTTATTAATGGGAGATGCAGAAACTAAAATAGAAAATACTTTAAATGTAGGGGATGTTGATTTAGTTAAAATAGGTCATCATGGTTCAAATAGTAGTTCAAGCAGTTCATTTATTAATAATATAAAACCAGAGTATGCAGTAATTTTAACAGGAAAAGATAATAAGTATTCACATCCTCATATTGAAACAATGAGCACTTTAAAGAACAGCAATATAAAGGTTCACAGAAGTGATGAATGTGGAGATATTGTTTTTAAGTCTACAGGAAATGGACTAACAGTAGATTGTAAAGAAGGAAGTTATGTAGCTGGAATTAAAAAAGAAAGCTCGGCAGCAAAACCTAAAAATACAGTACCATCAACGATTCCTACTAAAAAAGTTTCACCAGCTCCAACTCCTAAAATAGAAGAAGCGCCAAAAGTTAGTAATGGTGAAACTGTTTATTGGACACCAAAAGGAAAATCATATCACTCAACTACTTCTTGTCCTACATTAAGTAGAAGTAAAATAATAAACTCTGGAACAATAGAAGAGTCAGGGAAATACGATCCATGTGATAAATGTATGTAA
- the mutS gene encoding DNA mismatch repair protein MutS: MMQQYFEIKEKHKDCILFFRLGDFYEMFFEDAETASRELELVLTGRDCGMEKRAPMCGIPFHSSEGYVARLVEKGYKVAICEQVEDPSKAKGIVKRDVIKIVTPGTLIDSNLLEDTRNNFIASVYVLEDRFSLSFCDISTGEFLTTSSFNSYFKAIDEMSKFSPAEIILVETKFSLKINLEKLIKSKFNLLINKVDEYSYTEDSLVDFDISNIKEEEKISSGILYSYIKETQKGSLSHVLKVERYDLENYMMLDSTSRKNLELTETIRGKSKKGSLIGALDKTKTPMGGRLLRKWIEEPLVKIDEINLRLEVVEEFIDNLNAAGDFKEFLSGVYDIERITSKISSGAVLPKDMVSLKNSLSLLPDIKESLSMCRSLALTKMHEEFDTLGDIHSLISSSIMDSPSLQIKEGNIIKDGYSIEVDELREAMQKGKQWIMDIESREREETGIKSLKVSYNKVFGYYIEVTKSNLSSVPENRYIRKQTLANCERYITEELKTIEEKVLGAEEKIKVIEYNLYQEIREKVALEIERILKTAKIIATIDVLLSFSEASFENGYVKPIISKDDVIDIKEGRHPVVERVIDGVFVPNCTYLNNASDTISIITGPNMAGKSTYMRQVALITLMAQIGCFVPASSAVIGIVDRIFTRIGASDDLSLGQSTFMVEMAEVSNILTNATRNSLVILDEVGRGTSTYDGLSIAWAVVDYIANSIGCKTLFATHYHELTELEEKIQGVKNYCISVKEHGEDIIFLRKIVPGGADKSYGIQVAKLAGLPDKVIDLSKTILQRLEENDINNKNTQSSKKIEPLKSNKGQLSLFDANSEDKGYEARSIDKENSKDIISKKERDVLKEIENIDIINMTPLDAINYIYKLKEKLKSK, translated from the coding sequence ATGATGCAGCAGTATTTTGAAATAAAGGAAAAGCATAAGGATTGTATACTTTTCTTTAGATTAGGTGACTTTTATGAAATGTTTTTTGAGGATGCAGAAACAGCTTCAAGGGAACTAGAACTTGTTTTAACAGGAAGAGATTGTGGAATGGAGAAAAGAGCACCTATGTGCGGGATTCCTTTTCACTCTTCTGAAGGCTATGTAGCAAGACTTGTTGAAAAGGGATATAAAGTGGCTATATGCGAGCAAGTAGAAGACCCATCTAAGGCTAAGGGGATAGTAAAAAGAGATGTTATTAAAATAGTAACTCCAGGGACGCTTATAGATAGCAACCTTCTAGAGGATACTAGAAATAACTTTATAGCATCTGTTTATGTTTTAGAAGATAGATTTTCACTTTCATTTTGTGATATATCAACAGGAGAATTTTTAACAACTAGCAGCTTTAATAGTTACTTTAAGGCAATAGATGAGATGTCAAAGTTCTCTCCGGCTGAGATAATATTAGTAGAAACTAAATTTTCACTTAAGATAAACCTAGAGAAGCTAATAAAAAGTAAGTTTAATCTACTTATAAATAAGGTAGATGAATATTCATACACAGAGGATTCACTTGTAGACTTTGATATATCAAATATTAAGGAAGAGGAGAAGATATCCTCAGGTATTCTTTATTCATATATTAAAGAAACACAAAAGGGAAGTCTTTCCCATGTTTTAAAAGTTGAAAGATATGATTTAGAAAATTACATGATGCTTGATTCCACATCTAGAAAAAACCTTGAACTTACAGAAACCATTAGAGGAAAAAGTAAAAAAGGATCTTTAATTGGAGCTTTAGATAAGACAAAGACTCCAATGGGAGGAAGACTTCTTAGAAAGTGGATTGAAGAGCCATTAGTTAAAATAGATGAAATAAATTTAAGACTTGAAGTTGTAGAGGAATTTATAGATAACCTTAATGCTGCGGGAGATTTTAAGGAGTTTCTATCTGGGGTTTATGATATTGAAAGAATAACAAGCAAGATATCTTCAGGGGCTGTTCTTCCAAAGGATATGGTGTCTCTTAAGAATTCTCTATCACTACTTCCAGATATAAAGGAATCTTTATCAATGTGTAGGTCCTTAGCACTTACAAAAATGCATGAAGAGTTTGATACACTTGGGGACATACACTCACTTATATCCTCTTCAATTATGGATTCTCCATCTCTTCAAATTAAAGAAGGAAATATAATCAAAGATGGATATTCAATTGAAGTAGATGAATTAAGAGAAGCTATGCAAAAAGGTAAGCAATGGATAATGGATATTGAGAGCCGAGAAAGGGAAGAAACAGGAATAAAGTCCCTAAAGGTTAGCTATAATAAGGTTTTTGGGTACTATATTGAAGTTACAAAGTCTAACCTATCTAGTGTTCCAGAAAACAGGTATATTAGAAAACAAACACTAGCTAATTGTGAAAGATATATAACTGAAGAGCTTAAAACAATAGAGGAAAAGGTATTAGGGGCAGAGGAGAAGATTAAGGTTATAGAGTATAATCTTTATCAAGAAATTAGAGAAAAAGTAGCCCTTGAAATAGAAAGAATACTAAAAACAGCTAAGATAATTGCAACTATTGATGTACTTCTATCATTTTCTGAAGCATCATTTGAAAATGGATATGTAAAGCCTATTATAAGTAAAGATGATGTTATAGACATTAAGGAAGGAAGACATCCAGTTGTTGAAAGAGTAATTGATGGAGTATTTGTGCCTAATTGTACTTACCTTAACAATGCATCAGACACTATATCTATTATTACAGGACCTAATATGGCGGGAAAGTCTACTTATATGAGACAAGTTGCCCTAATCACACTTATGGCACAAATAGGATGCTTTGTACCAGCCTCTAGTGCAGTTATAGGTATAGTAGATAGAATATTTACAAGAATAGGAGCCTCAGATGATTTGTCTCTAGGGCAAAGTACATTTATGGTTGAAATGGCGGAGGTTTCAAATATATTAACTAATGCTACTAGAAATAGCCTTGTTATTTTAGATGAAGTAGGTCGTGGGACTAGTACCTATGATGGCTTAAGTATTGCATGGGCAGTAGTTGACTATATAGCAAATTCTATAGGATGCAAAACACTATTTGCAACCCACTATCATGAGTTAACTGAACTAGAGGAAAAGATACAAGGTGTAAAAAACTATTGTATATCTGTTAAGGAGCACGGAGAGGATATAATATTCCTTAGAAAAATAGTTCCAGGTGGAGCGGATAAAAGTTATGGTATTCAGGTAGCAAAGCTTGCAGGACTTCCAGATAAGGTTATAGATTTATCTAAGACTATACTTCAAAGACTTGAGGAAAATGATATTAATAATAAAAATACACAAAGTAGCAAAAAGATAGAGCCTTTAAAAAGTAATAAGGGACAACTATCGCTCTTTGATGCAAATAGTGAAGACAAGGGATATGAGGCTAGGTCAATAGATAAGGAAAATTCCAAGGATATAATCTCTAAAAAAGAGAGAGATGTGCTTAAGGAGATAGAAAATATAGATATTATAAACATGACACCTTTAGACGCTATCAATTATATCTATAAGTTAAAGGAAAAACTTAAAAGTAAATAG
- the miaB gene encoding tRNA (N6-isopentenyl adenosine(37)-C2)-methylthiotransferase MiaB, whose translation MYDNLDKKSGADKTFYLHTYGCQMNEEDSEKMAGMLEGMGYSKTEVRDEADVIIFNTCCVRENAELKVYGNLGQLKALKKQRPDLIIAISGCMMQQKGMPQEIKKKYPFVDIIFGTHNLHRFPELLVHALQGESIVEIWDEASEVVEDIPIKRESELKAFVTIMHGCNNFCSYCIVPYTRGRERSRTVDAIVGEIKSLVAEGYKEITLLGQNVNSYGKDLEDMNFAKLLRIVNEIEGLERIRYMSSHPKDLTDDVIEAMKDCDKVCEQVHLPVQSGSTRLLKKMNRKYSKEDYLALVDRIKSAIPGVTLTTDIIVGFPGETEEDFADTLDLVNKVVYDSAFTFIYSIREGTPAAKYEDQVDDKVKHERFNRLVAAMNDNSIKINNSYKDKIVEVLVEGTSKNDSTKLMGRTRGGKLVNFDGADDSVIGKLVLVKIIQPQTWSLTGEFVEVVR comes from the coding sequence ATATATGACAATTTAGATAAGAAATCAGGAGCAGACAAGACGTTCTACCTTCACACATACGGTTGTCAAATGAATGAAGAAGATTCAGAGAAAATGGCAGGAATGCTAGAGGGTATGGGTTATTCTAAGACTGAAGTTCGTGATGAAGCAGATGTTATTATATTTAATACTTGTTGCGTTAGAGAAAATGCAGAACTTAAGGTTTATGGAAACCTAGGACAATTAAAGGCTTTAAAGAAGCAAAGACCAGATCTTATTATTGCTATTTCAGGATGCATGATGCAACAAAAGGGTATGCCTCAAGAAATTAAGAAAAAGTATCCATTTGTTGATATTATATTCGGAACTCATAACCTTCATAGATTCCCAGAGCTTTTAGTACATGCTCTTCAAGGTGAAAGCATAGTTGAAATATGGGATGAGGCTTCAGAAGTAGTTGAAGATATTCCAATAAAAAGAGAAAGTGAGTTAAAAGCATTTGTAACTATAATGCATGGATGCAATAATTTCTGTAGCTATTGTATAGTTCCATACACTAGAGGAAGAGAAAGAAGTAGAACAGTTGACGCTATAGTTGGAGAAATTAAATCTCTAGTTGCTGAAGGATATAAGGAAATTACACTTCTTGGTCAAAATGTTAATTCATATGGTAAAGACCTTGAGGATATGAACTTTGCAAAGCTTCTAAGAATAGTAAATGAAATAGAAGGTTTAGAAAGAATTAGATACATGTCTTCTCATCCAAAGGATTTAACTGATGATGTTATAGAGGCTATGAAGGATTGTGATAAGGTATGTGAACAAGTTCACTTACCAGTTCAATCAGGAAGTACAAGACTTCTAAAGAAGATGAACCGTAAGTATTCAAAGGAAGACTATTTAGCACTTGTAGATAGAATAAAGTCAGCAATTCCAGGTGTAACACTTACTACGGATATAATAGTAGGTTTCCCAGGGGAAACTGAAGAGGACTTTGCAGATACATTAGACCTTGTAAATAAGGTAGTTTATGATTCAGCATTTACTTTCATTTATTCAATTAGAGAAGGTACTCCAGCGGCTAAATATGAAGACCAAGTTGATGATAAGGTAAAACATGAAAGATTTAATAGATTAGTTGCTGCTATGAACGATAATTCAATTAAGATTAATAATTCTTATAAGGATAAGATTGTAGAAGTCTTAGTAGAGGGTACTAGTAAAAATGATTCAACAAAGCTTATGGGTAGAACTAGAGGTGGAAAGCTTGTAAACTTTGATGGAGCAGATGATTCAGTTATAGGAAAACTAGTACTAGTTAAAATCATACAACCTCAAACATGGAGTTTAACAGGGGAATTTGTAGAAGTAGTTAGATAA
- a CDS encoding N-acetylmuramoyl-L-alanine amidase, protein MKIAVRGGHNEKVRGAEAVINKVKIDEVEVDREYYQLVIKYLRQLDHEVLDVTPKTTDTKSEDLAYGVSRANSWSADLFISCHVNSSNGKGYGCEALHHPNSSKGKVVASNVSKCISNLGFKLRNGNGAKADDRGLYELNRTKMAAIIIEPFFLDNANDVELYKKCGHDGLAKAIVEGITGQKIQANTIKANSSSPIASVMEEEIRILQRICKLKEDGFATEELVSRLPQLTGIEKRGCVTVMQRILIYKGFLSKNSDTGVIGPANKNAINKFKKALGIEESNILIDGDTWTKLLEY, encoded by the coding sequence ATGAAAATAGCAGTTAGAGGTGGGCATAACGAAAAAGTACGAGGCGCTGAAGCAGTAATAAATAAAGTTAAAATAGATGAAGTTGAAGTAGATAGAGAATACTACCAGTTAGTAATTAAATATTTAAGACAATTAGATCATGAAGTGCTAGATGTTACTCCAAAAACTACTGATACGAAATCAGAGGATTTAGCGTATGGAGTATCAAGAGCTAACTCATGGAGCGCTGACCTTTTTATAAGCTGTCATGTTAATTCAAGTAATGGGAAAGGATATGGGTGCGAGGCATTACATCATCCTAATAGTTCCAAAGGTAAAGTAGTAGCTTCTAATGTATCTAAATGTATATCTAACTTAGGATTCAAGCTAAGAAATGGAAATGGAGCTAAGGCTGATGATAGAGGTTTATATGAATTAAATCGTACAAAAATGGCAGCGATAATAATAGAACCTTTCTTCCTAGATAATGCAAATGATGTGGAGCTATATAAAAAGTGTGGTCATGATGGATTAGCAAAGGCGATAGTGGAAGGAATAACTGGACAAAAGATACAAGCTAATACTATAAAAGCTAACAGTAGCAGTCCAATTGCTAGTGTTATGGAGGAAGAGATAAGAATACTACAAAGGATATGCAAATTAAAAGAAGATGGTTTTGCTACTGAAGAATTAGTAAGCAGACTTCCACAGCTTACTGGAATCGAAAAACGAGGCTGTGTTACAGTAATGCAACGCATATTAATATATAAGGGATTCCTAAGTAAAAACTCTGATACAGGGGTAATAGGCCCAGCGAATAAGAACGCTATTAATAAGTTTAAAAAAGCATTGGGTATAGAAGAAAGTAATATACTAATAGATGGGGATACATGGACAAAACTTCTAGAATATTAG
- the miaA gene encoding tRNA (adenosine(37)-N6)-dimethylallyltransferase MiaA, whose translation MKKNLVIIAGPTASGKTATSIEIAKRLNGEIISADSMQVYKYMDIGTAKITEEEMQGVPHYMIDEVTPDMEFSVALFREKAGAYIDDILSRGKLPIVVGGTGLYINSLTYALDFSGAEDKEYREYLENLAKEKGNEYLHSKLKEVDIESYERLFPNDTKRIIRALEVYKLTGKTISEVQRESREKDIDYNLAYITLTMDRETLYERINKRVDIMFEKGLVEEVKSLLNMGYTKDMTSMQAIGYKEVLDYFDGKLTLDEVIYIIKQSSRRYAKRQLTWFRKDKRVRWFETDKYEDKHCLLENIVEYIEGELKTL comes from the coding sequence ATGAAAAAAAATCTAGTTATAATTGCTGGACCTACAGCATCAGGAAAAACAGCAACTTCTATAGAGATTGCAAAAAGATTAAATGGAGAAATAATTTCAGCTGATTCAATGCAGGTGTACAAGTATATGGATATAGGAACTGCTAAGATAACTGAGGAGGAAATGCAGGGAGTACCTCACTATATGATTGATGAGGTTACACCGGACATGGAATTTAGCGTTGCTCTTTTTAGAGAGAAGGCAGGTGCTTATATCGATGATATTTTATCAAGAGGTAAACTCCCTATAGTAGTTGGTGGTACAGGACTATATATAAATTCTTTAACATATGCACTTGATTTTTCAGGGGCGGAGGATAAGGAATATAGAGAATATCTTGAGAATCTAGCAAAGGAAAAGGGAAATGAATATCTTCATAGCAAATTAAAGGAAGTTGATATAGAGTCATATGAAAGACTGTTTCCGAATGATACTAAGAGAATCATTAGAGCCCTTGAAGTATATAAGCTAACAGGTAAGACAATTTCTGAGGTTCAAAGAGAATCTAGGGAAAAGGATATAGATTATAACTTAGCATATATAACTTTGACAATGGATAGGGAGACTCTTTATGAGAGAATAAATAAAAGAGTAGATATTATGTTTGAAAAGGGCCTTGTTGAAGAGGTAAAGTCACTTTTAAATATGGGTTACACTAAAGACATGACATCTATGCAAGCAATTGGCTATAAAGAAGTTTTAGATTATTTTGACGGCAAGCTAACCTTAGATGAGGTAATTTATATTATTAAGCAAAGTAGTAGAAGATACGCAAAACGTCAGCTAACTTGGTTTAGAAAAGATAAAAGAGTAAGATGGTTTGAAACGGATAAATATGAAGATAAACACTGTCTTTTAGAAAATATTGTAGAATACATTGAAGGAGAATTAAAAACTTTATAG
- a CDS encoding phage tail protein yields the protein MAESFYTILTNIGKGKIANSTALGVKVNLTTMAIGDGGGVYYNPTQEQTALKKEVWRGAVSSIKVDEANPNWIVVEAIIPSSVGGFMVREVAIIDDADDLIGIGKYPETYKPMVSDGSAKDLYVRFIMEVSNASSVTLKIDPSVVLATKKDVLEIDKKITDHSNVSASTTQYGHVKLNNSLASDNTTEALTAAQGKVLDEKIELQKADIKSLNKVKKNVTILTMGWIQDNTMGLYKYKIEDVDITADTIVDINIKLADLEKASDFKSANESFLGYVEIYSDSVPTANISCDLKIQRQVA from the coding sequence ATGGCAGAAAGTTTTTATACTATATTAACTAATATAGGGAAAGGAAAGATAGCAAATTCTACAGCACTAGGAGTGAAAGTTAACCTAACAACCATGGCTATAGGAGATGGAGGCGGAGTTTATTATAACCCTACACAGGAGCAAACAGCTCTTAAAAAAGAAGTATGGAGGGGAGCAGTATCATCAATAAAAGTTGATGAAGCTAATCCTAACTGGATAGTAGTTGAAGCAATAATTCCTTCTTCAGTAGGCGGATTCATGGTTAGAGAGGTAGCGATTATTGATGATGCCGATGATCTAATAGGTATAGGCAAATATCCTGAAACATATAAGCCTATGGTCAGCGATGGAAGTGCTAAGGACTTATATGTAAGGTTCATTATGGAGGTAAGCAATGCATCAAGTGTTACGTTAAAGATTGACCCATCAGTAGTGCTAGCAACTAAAAAAGATGTACTTGAAATTGATAAGAAGATTACAGATCATTCAAATGTAAGTGCTTCAACTACTCAATATGGCCATGTTAAGTTAAATAATTCTCTTGCTTCCGATAATACAACCGAGGCACTAACAGCAGCACAAGGAAAAGTTCTAGATGAGAAAATTGAGTTGCAAAAGGCTGATATTAAGTCTTTAAATAAAGTTAAGAAGAATGTAACCATATTAACTATGGGATGGATTCAGGATAATACTATGGGGTTATATAAATATAAGATAGAGGATGTAGATATTACAGCAGATACTATAGTTGATATTAATATTAAACTTGCTGATTTAGAAAAAGCTTCTGACTTCAAAAGTGCTAATGAGAGTTTTCTTGGATATGTTGAAATATATAGTGATAGTGTGCCAACTGCAAATATAAGCTGTGACTTAAAAATTCAAAGGCAGGTGGCATAG
- a CDS encoding phage tail protein I has protein sequence MNLENVDLLELQTSYMKNDPTTIAMCKALSPQFRKLANETKACLIYSRIDDLDEVALDELAWQMHVDFYTSDLNIDIKRKLIKESLLYHRKKGTPDIVERMATTVFGRSKLKEWFEYGGSPYYFKMEVEITNQGASEYQLKLLDNLINAYKNKRSWLEKIEIFLASIGTFFIAFASVFSEEVTVYPWSISSIDVFAKLNISTGVNSLVETSTVYPKI, from the coding sequence ATGAATTTAGAAAATGTAGATTTACTTGAATTACAAACTAGCTATATGAAAAATGACCCTACCACCATAGCAATGTGTAAAGCTTTAAGTCCTCAGTTTAGAAAGCTTGCAAATGAAACTAAAGCATGTTTGATTTATTCTAGAATAGATGATTTAGATGAAGTTGCATTAGATGAATTAGCATGGCAAATGCATGTTGATTTTTATACTTCAGATTTAAATATAGATATAAAAAGAAAGCTTATAAAGGAATCACTTTTATATCATAGAAAAAAAGGAACACCAGATATAGTAGAAAGAATGGCAACTACTGTTTTTGGTAGAAGTAAACTTAAAGAGTGGTTTGAATATGGTGGAAGTCCATATTACTTTAAAATGGAAGTTGAAATAACAAATCAAGGTGCTTCAGAGTATCAACTAAAACTACTAGATAACTTAATAAATGCATATAAAAATAAACGTTCCTGGTTAGAAAAAATAGAAATATTTTTAGCATCAATAGGGACTTTTTTTATTGCCTTTGCTTCAGTATTTAGTGAAGAAGTTACGGTTTATCCTTGGAGCATTAGTAGCATTGATGTATTTGCAAAGCTTAATATATCTACTGGAGTAAACTCCCTAGTAGAAACGTCTACAGTATACCCTAAGATTTAG